In one window of Pseudomonas chlororaphis subsp. chlororaphis DNA:
- a CDS encoding YfeK family protein encodes MRIFTGEWARWLMAAGITALAMATNAQAQTTPQAAREIKGLLDFVEHSQCQFVRNGTEYPAPQARQHLEKKLNYLEGKNMVSSAEDFIDLAATKSSMSGKAYEVHCATGSQPASAWLKAELQRLRQPH; translated from the coding sequence ATGCGAATTTTTACCGGTGAGTGGGCTCGATGGCTGATGGCGGCTGGTATCACCGCCTTGGCAATGGCGACTAACGCGCAGGCGCAAACGACGCCTCAGGCAGCCCGGGAGATAAAGGGCTTGCTGGACTTTGTCGAGCACAGCCAGTGCCAGTTCGTGCGTAATGGCACCGAGTATCCAGCCCCCCAGGCACGGCAGCACCTGGAGAAAAAACTGAATTACCTCGAAGGCAAGAACATGGTGAGCAGCGCGGAGGACTTTATCGACCTCGCGGCCACTAAAAGCAGCATGAGTGGCAAGGCCTATGAGGTGCACTGCGCTACTGGATCGCAACCGGCTAGCGCCTGGTTGAAGGCTGAGCTGCAGAGGCTGCGTCAGCCTCACTGA